A region of bacterium DNA encodes the following proteins:
- a CDS encoding sugar phosphate isomerase/epimerase encodes MTHGMTRRKALTAGAVSTGLFAGAGPAFNQNTKKGPALSRSKAWEGNLWSRGPDRNLVRDLKPGPTPIRLACSSRATRLWYPTDKSITEAVKSIRDQGYTAAGVSNHLGSHNKWLDASDSEIAELKAALKEYDVDFFDHMTADNLIHPDSTIRKKVIRHVTENVEAAERCGGGAVCAGLGSRDPDNGLGMHPDNWTAETWKLGVEGVKQILKDTAGYKSVLGMEAVVTTPLDGPEAHLRLIEDVGDPRCQVALDSANMFTVANYFHSTEMLNRCFDMLGENIANCHAKDTVMGRGMLVHLDMIVAGKGVQDYETYLVRMSRMKRTRVLMLEFGKDEEYPEAKAFIERTAEKVGVKIYS; translated from the coding sequence ATGACGCACGGGATGACGCGGCGTAAGGCTCTGACGGCTGGAGCGGTGTCGACCGGATTATTTGCGGGAGCAGGACCGGCTTTTAATCAAAATACGAAAAAGGGACCGGCGCTTTCACGAAGTAAAGCATGGGAAGGGAACCTGTGGTCCCGCGGACCGGATAGAAACCTTGTGCGGGACCTGAAACCCGGACCGACACCCATCCGTCTTGCCTGCAGCTCGAGAGCCACACGCCTCTGGTACCCGACAGACAAGAGCATAACGGAAGCTGTCAAGAGCATCCGGGATCAGGGATATACCGCGGCCGGTGTCTCAAACCATCTGGGCAGCCATAATAAATGGCTCGACGCTTCAGATTCGGAGATCGCAGAGCTCAAAGCGGCTCTTAAAGAGTACGATGTCGATTTTTTCGACCACATGACTGCCGATAACTTGATCCATCCGGACAGCACCATACGAAAAAAAGTCATCAGACATGTTACCGAAAACGTCGAGGCTGCCGAACGGTGCGGTGGAGGCGCTGTCTGCGCCGGGCTGGGGAGCCGTGATCCAGACAACGGGCTGGGTATGCATCCGGATAACTGGACAGCAGAGACATGGAAACTCGGCGTCGAAGGCGTTAAACAGATACTGAAAGACACCGCCGGTTATAAGTCGGTGCTTGGTATGGAGGCTGTGGTCACTACGCCTCTCGACGGCCCGGAAGCCCACTTACGGCTCATAGAAGATGTTGGCGACCCCCGCTGTCAGGTTGCGCTCGACAGCGCGAACATGTTTACGGTCGCGAACTATTTCCATTCCACCGAGATGCTCAACCGGTGTTTTGACATGCTTGGCGAGAATATTGCCAACTGTCACGCCAAAGACACCGTAATGGGTCGGGGGATGCTTGTTCACCTCGATATGATAGTCGCAGGCAAGGGTGTCCAGGATTATGAAACATACCTCGTGAGGATGAGCCGGATGAAAAGGACACGGGTACTCATGCTGGAGTTTGGAAAGGATGAGGAATATCCCGAGGCCAAGGCATTTATTGAAAGAACTGCCGAAAAGGTCGGTGTGAAGATATACAGTTAA
- a CDS encoding ChbG/HpnK family deacetylase, with protein sequence MKKVTDKALAVFVFLCMMVIMMPGYAFSQAKATQTKPAGEIRLIVRGDDMGMTQGSLVAFERAFNHGILTSGAIQVPAPWFEAAAELAKKNPGWCVGVHLCLMGEWMGYRWRPVLPWDKVSSLVDEDGFLFQTPGALAANNPKLDEMEAELRAQIELALKRGINVQYLDSHYSGVDQKIKEKLASEYNLPVSMGFGEKRIPGIYLTPENEKTQTLVKQLDAIKEPGLYIIVDHIAIDSPEDDALIHADPPDIFPGGGVGKHRAAELDALCSIEVKSIILKKGIKLVSYHQLWEEQKKK encoded by the coding sequence ATGAAAAAAGTTACTGACAAAGCGCTCGCTGTTTTTGTTTTTTTGTGCATGATGGTGATTATGATGCCGGGTTATGCATTTTCTCAGGCAAAAGCCACTCAGACTAAACCTGCAGGGGAAATACGGCTCATTGTTCGAGGAGATGATATGGGCATGACCCAGGGCTCACTGGTGGCATTTGAGAGGGCTTTTAACCATGGTATATTGACAAGCGGTGCAATACAAGTGCCTGCACCATGGTTTGAGGCTGCTGCAGAACTCGCCAAAAAGAATCCCGGGTGGTGTGTAGGGGTTCACCTCTGCCTCATGGGAGAATGGATGGGATACCGGTGGAGACCTGTGCTTCCGTGGGATAAGGTTTCTTCCCTGGTGGATGAGGACGGATTTCTTTTCCAGACCCCTGGAGCGCTTGCGGCAAACAATCCTAAACTTGATGAAATGGAAGCAGAACTGCGCGCTCAGATCGAGCTGGCACTCAAAAGAGGAATAAATGTACAGTATCTCGACAGCCATTACAGCGGAGTTGACCAGAAAATTAAGGAAAAATTGGCAAGTGAATATAATCTTCCTGTTTCAATGGGATTTGGAGAAAAGCGTATCCCTGGAATATATTTGACACCGGAAAACGAGAAGACACAAACACTGGTTAAGCAGCTTGACGCAATCAAAGAACCGGGTTTATATATAATTGTCGATCACATAGCGATAGATTCCCCGGAAGATGATGCGCTCATCCATGCAGATCCCCCGGATATATTCCCCGGAGGAGGCGTCGGCAAGCACAGGGCGGCAGAACTGGATGCTCTTTGCAGTATCGAGGTGAAATCCATCATTCTCAAAAAGGGAATAAAGCTGGTCAGCTACCATCAACTCTGGGAAGAACAGAAGAAAAAGTAG
- a CDS encoding DUF1330 domain-containing protein, translating into MKKTVFVVIIEEIFDHEMYDNYIKQVVRIIHAHNGEYIARSNKIVPFIGNKPERSIIIAFESMEEAKKCFFSEEYEKIKHFRENSTKSRAFFIEND; encoded by the coding sequence ATGAAGAAGACAGTATTTGTCGTAATTATTGAAGAAATCTTTGATCATGAAATGTATGATAATTATATCAAACAGGTTGTAAGAATAATTCACGCACATAATGGTGAGTATATTGCACGAAGCAATAAGATAGTACCATTTATTGGCAACAAGCCAGAAAGGTCTATAATCATAGCATTTGAATCAATGGAAGAAGCCAAAAAATGTTTTTTTTCGGAAGAATATGAAAAAATTAAACATTTCAGAGAAAACAGCACCAAATCGAGAGCTTTCTTTATCGAAAATGACTGA
- a CDS encoding TonB-dependent receptor: protein MSSTVLLVLGTLLHTSICSAQTDSTKTYILDEIVVTATKTEAKASDQPFDVGVVTEKELHAIPFSSPNVGEAIRHLPGVNVGFGNRNIPAWVHLRGAGIFSSRTLYLVDELPLFHPMLNIATHPSNMSGVEVLLGPSSSLYGPNAAGGALNVKSKSGVNNQGVNVNMGLGSFGTTRPSVSIGKQIRNWDVYVSFAQDKSDGWKLFSLDKARYLHQALLALEKTGGTGYYSSVSIDDNSYTNNYTYGRVGYHNPEKGYGFTAGLHYMGMDYYPGAKNKTDDEKRMVGTGKLYTPISNIGFATFRFGYQEISYEGVKSTTGMISVADSLINGRFVYAEKDKNNSYVYDPTVTRSSDSKQTRVPLDFQTDWFFIPNNMLTAGLGYIKDTADQQTYGVSKNVVATTPTSDTVYDVLQSSFYLQDQYKMLNNRLVFLAGFRYDSWEYTNIYDLTSTDQHPGDITKNTNTYRAGVKYLLSKQFSVRASGGTAFYPGMASFFFKNSRSGSTWSEPNPDLKPERTKMVDAGLDYTDQARGIQASITPYIGRISDFMTYRYDQHPDSVNIQIVRRYNAGAVNIRGVELGFRQAVTREVNYYVNYTYNHSRIDDAVDDPTTKTVDERIQQGKQLANAPDHSFNFGITYDKPSLVGATLSGRYVSERFYNDEIQRRTIDYFKMDPYFVMDVKIWKNLTFSSHTVTASLGVDNLFDTDYDGEFYYTPAGRFVQFTVGYHLNM from the coding sequence ATGTCGTCCACTGTTTTGCTGGTTTTGGGTACGTTATTGCACACTTCCATCTGTTCTGCACAGACGGATTCCACAAAGACCTATATTCTTGATGAAATTGTTGTCACTGCAACGAAAACGGAAGCGAAAGCCTCCGACCAGCCGTTCGATGTTGGTGTAGTGACCGAAAAGGAACTCCATGCGATTCCATTCAGCAGTCCCAATGTCGGCGAGGCGATCCGTCACCTTCCGGGTGTGAATGTCGGGTTCGGGAACCGTAACATACCCGCATGGGTTCATCTCAGGGGAGCAGGAATTTTTTCCAGCCGCACTCTCTATCTGGTGGATGAACTACCTTTGTTCCACCCGATGCTCAATATCGCCACCCACCCGTCGAATATGAGCGGTGTGGAGGTTTTGCTTGGACCCTCGTCTTCACTCTACGGCCCGAATGCCGCTGGAGGCGCGCTGAATGTCAAATCAAAGTCTGGAGTTAATAATCAAGGTGTAAATGTCAATATGGGGTTGGGATCGTTCGGAACAACACGGCCTTCTGTCTCGATTGGTAAACAAATCCGTAACTGGGATGTGTACGTATCTTTCGCTCAAGACAAATCAGATGGATGGAAGCTGTTTTCCTTAGATAAAGCGCGCTACTTACACCAAGCGCTCCTTGCACTGGAAAAAACCGGTGGTACCGGGTATTACAGCAGCGTATCCATTGATGACAACTCGTATACGAACAATTATACGTATGGGAGAGTGGGATATCATAATCCTGAAAAGGGGTACGGTTTTACAGCGGGTCTCCATTATATGGGGATGGATTACTACCCCGGCGCAAAGAACAAGACGGACGATGAGAAACGTATGGTTGGTACCGGAAAACTATATACACCAATTTCGAACATTGGTTTTGCTACATTTCGGTTCGGGTACCAGGAGATCAGCTATGAAGGGGTGAAGAGCACGACGGGTATGATTTCGGTAGCAGATTCGCTCATCAACGGCCGGTTCGTGTATGCGGAAAAAGACAAGAACAACAGCTATGTCTACGATCCGACCGTCACCCGGTCGAGCGATTCGAAACAGACCCGCGTTCCGCTCGATTTTCAGACTGACTGGTTCTTCATCCCCAACAACATGCTCACCGCAGGGCTCGGATATATCAAGGACACCGCCGATCAGCAAACATACGGTGTCAGCAAAAACGTCGTAGCAACAACTCCGACTTCTGATACGGTGTATGATGTCCTGCAATCCTCGTTTTACCTTCAGGACCAGTATAAGATGCTGAACAACCGTCTTGTTTTCCTTGCCGGTTTCCGTTATGATTCCTGGGAATACACGAATATTTACGATCTTACTTCCACCGACCAACATCCCGGTGATATTACAAAAAACACGAATACCTATCGCGCGGGAGTCAAATACTTACTCTCCAAACAGTTCTCCGTACGCGCTTCCGGAGGGACAGCGTTCTATCCGGGGATGGCATCCTTTTTCTTCAAGAACTCCCGTAGCGGATCGACCTGGTCCGAACCAAATCCTGATCTGAAGCCGGAACGCACAAAAATGGTGGATGCAGGTTTGGATTATACGGACCAAGCGCGTGGAATTCAGGCATCCATTACCCCGTACATCGGACGTATAAGCGATTTTATGACCTATCGTTACGACCAGCATCCCGACAGCGTGAACATCCAGATCGTCCGCCGGTATAACGCCGGCGCGGTGAACATCCGCGGAGTCGAACTCGGTTTCAGGCAGGCGGTCACTCGCGAAGTGAACTATTATGTGAACTATACGTATAACCACTCCCGTATCGACGATGCGGTTGATGATCCGACCACAAAAACCGTGGACGAACGTATCCAGCAGGGGAAACAGCTGGCGAACGCCCCCGATCACTCCTTCAACTTCGGAATCACATACGACAAGCCGTCCCTGGTAGGTGCGACACTCTCGGGACGTTATGTTTCGGAACGGTTTTATAACGATGAAATCCAGCGGAGGACCATCGATTATTTCAAGATGGACCCGTATTTCGTCATGGATGTGAAAATATGGAAAAACCTCACGTTCTCGTCGCATACGGTTACCGCATCACTCGGTGTGGACAATCTGTTCGACACCGATTATGATGGCGAATTTTATTACACACCCGCCGGGCGGTTCGTTCAGTTCACGGTTGGATATCATTTGAATATGTAA
- a CDS encoding ABC transporter permease: MLFRLLTSFFSIGILTVVSFLAIELAPGDPAELILGNVSTTVPRETVDHIRAFYHFNRPPLIRYLEWVGDVFRGDWGYSLKSGRKVTAELLDRLPTTLKLSFGSIVLAVITGVIVGTLSVFHENKPLDHVIRCITVFVLSLPSFLIGLLLLYVFSFRVNWTPLYGSGNIGGLILPVLALGIAQGLYYARLLRNSLIESIHREYFLAALAKGLHYRKAVIHHALRNAITPLVSVIGLRFAGLLGGVVIIETIFSLPGIGSYIFEAIASRDYTVIQGYVVCVGTAVVTMNLLADLALRLIDPRTTKSRIH, encoded by the coding sequence ATGCTTTTCAGGCTTTTGACATCTTTTTTCTCCATCGGGATTCTGACTGTCGTTTCATTTCTGGCAATTGAACTTGCCCCGGGAGACCCGGCGGAACTGATTCTGGGGAATGTATCCACCACCGTTCCCCGTGAAACGGTGGATCATATCCGGGCGTTTTACCACTTCAACCGCCCGCCTCTGATACGTTACCTCGAATGGGTCGGAGATGTCTTCCGGGGAGACTGGGGATACTCTCTCAAGAGCGGAAGGAAAGTAACCGCCGAATTGCTGGACAGGCTCCCGACAACCCTGAAACTTTCCTTCGGATCGATTGTCCTTGCGGTAATAACAGGGGTTATTGTCGGTACCCTGAGCGTATTTCATGAAAACAAACCGCTCGATCATGTAATCCGGTGTATAACTGTTTTTGTCCTTTCACTTCCCTCTTTTCTGATCGGACTCCTGCTCCTGTATGTTTTTTCTTTTCGCGTGAACTGGACGCCACTTTACGGTTCGGGAAATATAGGCGGTCTGATATTACCCGTTCTCGCTCTGGGCATTGCTCAAGGTCTTTACTATGCAAGGTTGCTCAGGAACTCACTCATCGAATCCATCCATCGCGAGTATTTTTTGGCAGCCCTTGCCAAGGGATTACATTATCGAAAAGCTGTCATTCATCATGCCCTGAGGAATGCAATAACACCTCTCGTTTCGGTTATAGGGCTGCGCTTTGCCGGTCTGCTTGGAGGTGTGGTGATTATCGAGACGATCTTTTCGCTGCCCGGAATCGGTAGTTATATATTCGAGGCCATCGCGAGCAGGGACTATACGGTGATTCAGGGATATGTAGTGTGTGTAGGAACAGCCGTAGTGACCATGAATCTTCTGGCGGATCTTGCCCTCCGGCTCATCGACCCGCGAACAACAAAATCAAGGATTCACTGA
- a CDS encoding ABC transporter permease, whose product MNASLVSGIFILFFFLAVCVFGFAITPYPPSLTDYGNIFQNPSIHHLCGTDHLGRDVLSRLLIGTRTTLVLAIGIALINILIALFVGSASGFFGGKLDTFIMRLVDSLIALPGFLLAICFLGIFGGGVKNLVVFLVLTGWAGLSRIIRNEVIVVKNMDFIISNISLGFGTFRIIRRHILPHIIPSLLIIFIMTMTGELFSIVSLSFLGLGISPQIPEWGAILNDARPYFLSSPGLLVFPTLFVFFAVLGLHFLADGVREYMDRKKILIEMEENGRLFRVDEAPIGDSQ is encoded by the coding sequence ATGAATGCTTCGCTCGTTTCGGGAATTTTTATTCTCTTTTTCTTTCTGGCGGTCTGTGTCTTCGGTTTCGCGATTACGCCGTACCCTCCGTCCCTGACCGATTACGGGAATATCTTTCAAAATCCGTCCATCCACCATCTTTGCGGCACCGATCATCTCGGCAGGGATGTGCTGAGCCGTCTGCTCATCGGAACGAGAACGACCCTCGTCCTCGCGATCGGTATTGCGCTCATCAACATCCTCATCGCTCTGTTTGTTGGGTCTGCTTCCGGATTCTTCGGGGGAAAGCTCGACACGTTCATCATGCGGCTGGTGGACAGTCTTATCGCCTTGCCGGGCTTTCTTCTGGCAATCTGTTTTCTCGGCATATTCGGGGGAGGTGTAAAAAACCTTGTGGTGTTCCTCGTTCTTACCGGATGGGCGGGGCTGTCGAGAATAATCCGCAACGAGGTAATCGTCGTCAAGAACATGGATTTCATCATTTCCAACATTTCTCTCGGCTTCGGCACATTCCGAATCATCCGGAGACATATTCTTCCCCATATCATACCCTCGCTTCTCATCATTTTCATTATGACGATGACAGGAGAGTTGTTCTCTATCGTCTCATTGAGCTTCCTCGGTCTGGGTATTTCACCCCAGATACCCGAGTGGGGAGCCATTCTGAATGACGCTCGTCCGTATTTCCTGTCCTCACCCGGACTCCTCGTTTTCCCGACACTTTTCGTTTTTTTCGCGGTTCTCGGACTCCACTTTCTTGCCGACGGTGTACGGGAATACATGGACAGAAAAAAGATTCTCATCGAGATGGAAGAAAACGGCCGCTTGTTCCGTGTCGATGAAGCCCCCATCGGAGACTCCCAATGA
- a CDS encoding ABC transporter substrate-binding protein: MNLRVPCALALAFLCVFGACSPHSEKGNRLVIGVGGSLNLGTNNPVYIQRNANVWETFSRLDDSYKPQPLLAESWSSGENGTVWTMRLRRDVVFHNGDSLDASLAIANIRRFKDHPEFDYYGVYTYLDSIYTQDNYTIILAFSRPCVDLPNKIGHYFSGIFSPESFDGEGKISAPIGCGPYEFVKSETGKCDMVKSFDRYFGGKPYFDTVEFRIIPDPLVRVMALIRGDIDMIAHHGGVLPEHLKLLRGNSTVVVDSCDIGVSHYLLFNCASEAFRDRENRVAFSLLLNRKEMVDLILRGKGIPAHDYFVGSISTWDRARFPEIPDTSMIASASAMFRNKPITLVLAQGDVSNWGYKQIAEYLADYYGKRGIDISIVSLEGGAWQRAIQKGDYSFTLYPLSIPTGTPELFIRALACSQGLKARNTGNRTHFSSADVDSLVEKAVTAPSLALRDSLYNRVLDIMAREQPVVPLYHERYYYAYKKGLKHISLDPFLKLDLSRISR, from the coding sequence ATGAACCTTCGCGTTCCTTGCGCCCTCGCCCTCGCGTTTCTCTGTGTCTTTGGAGCCTGTTCGCCTCATTCTGAAAAGGGGAACCGGCTCGTTATCGGCGTCGGCGGCTCGCTCAATCTGGGAACGAACAATCCCGTATACATCCAGAGGAACGCCAATGTCTGGGAAACGTTTTCCCGGCTTGACGATTCCTATAAACCGCAGCCGCTCCTCGCGGAATCATGGAGTTCCGGGGAGAACGGGACCGTGTGGACGATGCGTCTGCGCCGGGATGTCGTGTTTCATAACGGCGACTCATTAGATGCCTCACTTGCCATTGCCAATATCCGCCGGTTCAAAGACCACCCCGAATTCGATTACTATGGTGTTTATACGTATCTCGATTCGATATATACTCAGGATAATTATACCATCATCCTTGCATTTTCACGTCCGTGCGTCGATCTCCCCAATAAAATAGGTCATTATTTCAGCGGGATTTTCAGCCCCGAATCGTTCGATGGCGAAGGGAAAATCTCCGCGCCCATAGGGTGCGGCCCCTATGAGTTCGTAAAAAGCGAAACGGGGAAATGCGACATGGTGAAGTCATTCGACCGTTATTTCGGCGGGAAACCCTATTTCGACACAGTCGAATTCCGGATCATCCCCGATCCCCTGGTACGAGTCATGGCGCTCATCCGGGGAGACATCGACATGATCGCTCACCACGGCGGAGTTCTTCCCGAACACCTCAAACTCCTCCGGGGAAATTCAACTGTCGTTGTCGATTCCTGCGATATAGGGGTATCGCATTACCTCCTTTTCAACTGTGCGAGCGAGGCGTTCCGGGACCGTGAAAACAGGGTGGCGTTCTCGCTTCTTCTGAATCGGAAGGAGATGGTTGACTTGATCCTCCGGGGCAAGGGTATTCCCGCACACGATTATTTTGTCGGGTCGATCAGTACATGGGACAGGGCGCGATTCCCGGAAATACCCGACACATCCATGATCGCCTCCGCTTCCGCCATGTTCCGGAACAAACCGATCACCCTTGTTCTCGCGCAGGGCGACGTATCGAACTGGGGGTATAAACAGATAGCGGAATACCTGGCTGATTATTACGGGAAACGGGGCATTGATATATCCATCGTTTCCCTTGAGGGGGGAGCCTGGCAGCGGGCGATACAGAAAGGCGATTATTCATTCACTCTCTATCCGCTGTCCATTCCGACGGGAACCCCGGAGCTCTTCATTCGCGCCCTGGCGTGCTCGCAGGGGCTCAAGGCCAGAAACACCGGCAACAGAACCCATTTTTCCTCGGCGGATGTCGATTCACTCGTGGAAAAAGCGGTAACAGCGCCATCGCTCGCACTCCGGGACAGCCTCTATAACCGGGTTCTTGACATCATGGCCCGCGAACAGCCTGTTGTGCCGTTGTACCATGAGCGGTATTATTATGCATATAAAAAGGGATTGAAGCACATCTCGCTCGATCCGTTTTTAAAACTCGATCTATCACGCATATCACGGTGA
- a CDS encoding ABC transporter ATP-binding protein → MLEVTDLSVSFVMKNETVRAVSSVSFALGYGDKTAVIGESGCGKTVLALAMLNLLPQTARVDGSIRFNGKELTLESEARTVRGRDIGMSWSNAENYFNPIYTVGEQISEAYRIHHPSRKKEAREKTLSLMEKLNFPQPDKVFRSYPHQLSGGMNQRAMIAMSLINDPSLVIIDEPTRGLDDRNREMVMDTIHSLGNISIFLITHDLYLAERISNFIMVMRQGIILETAAKEAFFSCPHHPYSIDLLHSVL, encoded by the coding sequence ATGCTGGAAGTAACTGATCTTTCCGTTTCATTCGTAATGAAGAATGAAACTGTTCGGGCTGTCAGCTCGGTCTCCTTTGCTTTGGGGTATGGGGATAAAACGGCGGTAATTGGGGAAAGCGGGTGCGGAAAGACTGTGCTTGCCCTCGCAATGCTGAATCTGCTGCCTCAAACTGCCCGTGTCGACGGTTCGATCCGATTCAATGGAAAGGAACTCACTCTGGAATCCGAAGCAAGAACCGTGAGAGGCAGGGATATCGGCATGAGCTGGTCCAATGCCGAAAACTATTTCAATCCGATATATACGGTCGGAGAACAGATATCGGAAGCCTATCGTATTCATCACCCGTCAAGGAAAAAAGAGGCACGGGAGAAAACTCTCTCCCTGATGGAGAAATTGAATTTTCCACAGCCGGACAAGGTTTTCCGTTCCTACCCGCACCAGTTGAGCGGAGGGATGAACCAGCGCGCCATGATTGCCATGAGCCTTATAAACGATCCCTCGCTGGTCATTATCGATGAGCCGACCCGGGGATTGGATGATCGCAACCGGGAAATGGTCATGGACACCATACATTCTCTGGGAAATATCTCGATTTTTCTCATCACCCATGATCTTTATCTTGCGGAACGTATTTCGAATTTCATCATGGTTATGCGGCAAGGGATCATCCTCGAAACAGCAGCAAAAGAGGCGTTCTTTTCCTGCCCTCACCATCCGTACTCTATCGATTTGTTGCATTCTGTTCTATAA